A single region of the Brassica rapa cultivar Chiifu-401-42 chromosome A03, CAAS_Brap_v3.01, whole genome shotgun sequence genome encodes:
- the LOC103856210 gene encoding WEB family protein At5g16730, chloroplastic has protein sequence MSSKTKTSLSETPPGKSSPATPKVARLSRAVNKSETASPSSRLSLDRSSPSSKSSTVERRSPKVPTPPEKTQARGAAKGSSAEPTQTRLTLTQIKEDLKKANEKISSLEKEKAKALDELKEAKKEAQEASLKLDDALKAQENIEVEKFQAVEEGIEAVQKKEEELKKELENVKSQHASVTQELQKVNEELAKANEVKSKALIQAGDSSKTAQLHAEKVEMLSSELTRLKALLDSSESEMVGKLEEEIDVLKRDLEKARTFESEVKEQEMIIKKLNVDLEAANSSSEEWKSKAKEVESQLEEANNLERSASLSLESVMKQLEGSNDKLHETESELINLKEKIITLETTVARQKEDLEESEEELSKTEKEVEKLKKDLETVVEEKNRALDKEQDASSNVQRLLEQKKKLLADLETSKEEEEKSKKAMETLASALHEVSSEGRELKEKLLSQGGDQDYEAQIEDLKVVIKATSEKYETMLDESRHEIDVLVSAVEQTKKHFESSKTEWEMKEAKLVDHVRKMEEEVASMSRLDGLLKRTEEEADAAWKKEAETKESLKEVEDEVVYLQECLGEAKAESMKLKESLLEKETEFESVVHENEELRVKEGVALRKIEELSKLLEEARLSKEEVEVSESEKEYDLLPKVVEFSSENGHRSVEEEAPQEHIISNGNGVEEKDMNGKHEEAKTEMKEKKEESPDDDDDKDNSVEVIFKMWESCQVEKKEAVPDKKTELESPEEEKDSRKIDESDETSTEKVDETAEDEIVMEKKIKKKKTLLGKVFSRRKQQ, from the exons ATGTCTTCGAAGACTAA AACTAGTTTGTCGGAAACTCCTCCGGGGAAATCATCTCCCGCAACTCCAAAAGTGGCGAGATTGAGTAGGGCAGTGAATAAATCTGAGACCGCTTCTCCAAGTTCACGCCTTTCACTTGATCGCTCTTCACCAAGTTCAAAGTCTTCTACTGTTGAGAGACGATCACCAAAGGTCCCAACTCCACCAGAG AAAACTCAAGCGCGTGGAGCAGCGAAAGGATCATCAGCAGAGCCAACACAGACTCGGTTGACTCTGACTCAAATCAAGGAAGATCTCAAGAAAGCTAACGAGAAGATATCTTCACTAGAAAAGGAGAAAGCGAAAGCACTCGATGAGCTCAAAGAAGCCAAGAAAGAAGCTCAAGAAGCATCTCTGAAGCTGGACGACGCTTTAAAAGCTCAGGAAAACATCGAGGTTGAGAAGTTCCAAGCTGTTGAGGAAGGGATCGAGGCTGTtcagaagaaggaagaagagctGAAGAAAGAACTCGAGAACGTCAAGAGCCAACACGCTTCAGTTACACAGGAGCTTCAAAAGGTTAATGAAGAGTTGGCTAAGGCCAATGAGGTTAAGAGCAAGGCTTTGATCCAAGCAGGTGATTCTAGTAAGACAGCTCAGCTTCATGCGGAGAAAGTTGAGATGTTATCTTCTGAGTTGACACGGTTGAAAGCTCTGCTTGATTCATCCGAAAGTGAAATGGTGGGTAAGCTAGAAGAGGAGATTGATGTTTTGAAAAGAGATCTTGAGAAGGCGAGAACCTTTGAGTCTGAGGTGAAAGAGCAAGAGATGATCATCAAGAAGCTTAATGTTGATCTTGAAGCTGCGAACAGCTCATCTGAGGAGTGGAAGAGCAAAGCCAAAGAAGTGGAGTCACAGCTAGAAGAAGCTAACAATCTAGAGAGATCTGCGTCTTTATCTTTGGAGTCTGTGATGAAACAACTCGAAGGAAGCAATGATAAGCTGCACGAAACAGAATCCGAACTCATTAACCTCAAGGAGAAAATCATCACGTTGGAGACAACAGTCGCTAGACAGAAGGAGGATCTTGAggaatcagaagaagaactgTCAAAGACcgaaaaagaagtagagaagttAAAGAAGGATCTTGAAACTGTCGTTGAGGAGAAGAACCGTGCCTTAGACAAGGAGCAAGACGCTTCTTCAAACGTTCAGAGGCTATTAgaacagaagaagaagcttttaGCAGATCTTGAAACCTCaaaggaggaagaggagaagagcAAGAAAGCAATGGAGACTCTAGCTTCTGCTTTACACGAAGTTTCAAGCGAAGGAAGAGAGCTGAAGGAGAAGCTGTTAAGCCAAGGAGGAGACCAAGACTACGAAGCGCAGATAGAGGACCTGAAGGTGGTGATCAAAGCGACAAGCGAGAAGTACGAGACAATGCTTGATGAATCAAGACACGAGATCGATGTTCTTGTGAGCGCGGTGGAGCAGACCAAGAAGCATTTCGAGAGCTCGAAGACGGAGTGGGAGATGAAGGAAGCTAAGCTTGTGGATCACGTGAGGAAGATGGAGGAAGAGGTTGCGTCGATGAGTAGGTTGGATGGTTTGTTGAAGAGGACGGAGGAAGAAGCTGATGCTGCTTGGAAAAAGGAAGCGGAGACGAAGGAGAGTTTGAAGGAGGTGGAGGATGAGGTTGTTTATCTTCAGGAGTGTCTCGGGGAAGCGAAAGCTGAAAGCATGAAGCTTAAGGAGAGTCTGTTGGAGAAAGAGACTGAGTTTGAAAGCGTGGTTCATGAGAATGAGGAGCTGAGGGTAAAGGAAGGTGTTGCTTTGAGGAAGATTGAGGAGTTATCAAAGTTACTAGAGGAAGCAAGATTGAGCAAGGAGGAGGTGGAGGTTAGTGAAAGCGAGAAAGAGTATGATTTGTTGCCCAAAGTGGTTGAGTTTTCTTCTGAGAATGGTCATAGAAGTGTGGAAGAAGAAGCTCCACAAGAACATATCATCAGCAATGGCAATGGTGTGGAGGAGAAAGATATGAATGGAAAGCACGAGGAGGCGAAAACAGAGatgaaagagaagaaagaagagtctccagatgatgatgatgacaaagATAACTCAGTTGAAGTTATCTTCAAGATGTGGGAGAGTTGCCAGGTAGAGAAGAAAGAAGCTGTTCCGGACAAGAAAACAGAACTAGAGTCTCCGGAGGAAGAAAAAGATTCAAGAAAGATCGATGAAAGTGATGAAACCTCGACAGAGAAGGTGGATGAAACCGCAGAAGATGAGATTGTG